From the genome of Sphingobacterium kitahiroshimense, one region includes:
- a CDS encoding Crp/Fnr family transcriptional regulator: protein MTEEIQLKKIDELIQNLDSETLSALENIRELKRYKKGEFLLHQDKLCRYSFWIEQGILRKFYWNDTKEITTELIFEHDIAVSFDSYVLQKPSKEFIQAVTDVTVYQTEAQSFQMLKAKFPKLVELDLMMTEYYAMWLEKRLFEFRTRNATERYLQLLRQQPHIILEVPLTYIASYLGISMETLSRIRSKI from the coding sequence ATGACCGAAGAAATACAACTCAAAAAAATAGATGAACTGATTCAAAATTTAGATTCTGAAACCTTATCCGCTTTAGAAAATATTCGAGAATTAAAAAGATATAAAAAAGGGGAATTTCTCTTACATCAAGATAAACTATGTCGGTATAGTTTCTGGATTGAACAGGGAATCCTACGAAAATTCTATTGGAATGATACGAAGGAAATTACAACCGAGCTTATTTTTGAACATGATATTGCGGTTTCATTTGATAGCTATGTACTTCAAAAACCCAGTAAAGAATTTATTCAAGCCGTCACAGATGTAACGGTTTACCAGACCGAGGCGCAATCATTTCAGATGCTTAAAGCAAAGTTCCCAAAACTGGTTGAACTTGATCTGATGATGACAGAATATTATGCGATGTGGCTCGAAAAAAGGTTATTTGAATTTCGAACACGCAATGCAACTGAGAGATACTTACAGTTACTCCGGCAACAGCCTCACATTATTCTTGAAGTTCCACTTACCTATATTGCTTCTTATTTAGGCATATCCATGGAAACACTGAGCAGAATCAGATCCAAAATTTGA
- a CDS encoding DUF418 domain-containing protein, with protein sequence MGNKSRIIGFDLARAYAIFGMYIVNFNMVFGNYNDTSPVGKFLSLFSGNSSTIFVMLAGMGIALMTNRPHYTAEERKKLRHTVLKRALFLFVLGLLLSIWWPADILHFYGLYLFIATFLLFLPTRYYLIASILSILVFHVLLLIIPFEKGWNFDTLEYTDLWSIPGFIRNTFYNGWNSVFPWIAYFTTGMYLGRLNWTLLITKKRVFLLGAALFIPVTILQICAQNIFTNKELIEIITADYLPPLLPFLLSTIGFGLMLIAGFMYSSSFFLENKFIQNLAITGQMTLTHYIAHLTIGMIIFSLLSGKPYGAKINQTDSVHPLWILTFSIVYFIFSYYFSKIWKTKYKNGPLETLMRKISS encoded by the coding sequence ATGGGTAACAAAAGTAGAATTATTGGGTTTGATTTAGCTAGAGCATATGCCATTTTTGGAATGTATATTGTCAACTTTAATATGGTGTTTGGGAATTATAACGACACAAGTCCGGTCGGAAAATTTCTATCACTTTTCAGTGGAAATTCAAGTACTATATTTGTCATGCTTGCAGGAATGGGAATAGCTTTGATGACCAATAGACCACATTATACGGCCGAAGAGAGGAAAAAACTAAGACATACTGTTTTAAAAAGAGCATTGTTCCTATTCGTTTTAGGATTGTTGCTCAGCATATGGTGGCCAGCAGATATCCTGCATTTCTATGGATTATACCTATTCATTGCCACTTTTCTTTTATTTTTACCCACAAGATATTACCTGATCGCTAGTATTCTATCAATCTTGGTTTTCCATGTGTTACTGCTTATTATTCCATTCGAAAAAGGATGGAACTTTGATACTCTTGAATATACCGATCTATGGTCGATACCGGGATTTATACGAAACACATTTTACAATGGCTGGAACAGTGTTTTTCCTTGGATAGCCTATTTTACCACCGGAATGTATCTCGGCAGATTAAATTGGACATTATTGATCACCAAAAAAAGGGTATTTCTATTAGGAGCAGCACTTTTTATACCCGTTACCATATTACAGATCTGCGCTCAAAATATTTTTACCAATAAAGAATTGATAGAGATCATTACTGCAGATTACCTTCCTCCCCTTTTACCATTTTTGTTGAGCACAATAGGTTTTGGACTGATGCTGATCGCAGGTTTCATGTATAGCAGTTCGTTTTTTTTAGAAAATAAATTTATCCAAAATTTAGCAATAACTGGACAAATGACCCTCACCCATTACATCGCGCACTTAACCATCGGAATGATTATTTTTTCACTCCTCTCCGGTAAACCCTATGGAGCAAAGATCAATCAAACAGATTCTGTACACCCCTTGTGGATATTAACATTCTCTATAGTATATTTTATCTTCAGTTACTATTTCAGCAAAATATGGAAGACAAAATATAAGAATGGCCCCTTGGAAACGCTGATGAGAAAAATATCAAGTTGA
- a CDS encoding N-acetyltransferase: MIRIAVQDDYSHLIDIWLEASIKAHHFIDSSFWINSAQKMKDIYLPSSKTWILEDESNSIKGFLSVVDDHIAALFISPAHQGEGYGSALLQFIKTKCDQLSLNVYALNEQAIHFYQKHGFRIIEEMLDENTGATDCRMEWIKAK; encoded by the coding sequence ATGATAAGAATTGCTGTACAAGATGACTACAGTCATTTAATTGATATCTGGCTGGAAGCTTCAATAAAAGCACATCATTTTATAGATTCATCCTTCTGGATCAATAGCGCTCAAAAGATGAAAGATATTTATTTACCATCCAGTAAAACATGGATTTTGGAAGATGAATCGAATAGTATTAAAGGTTTTCTATCAGTCGTAGACGATCATATTGCAGCCTTATTTATAAGTCCTGCTCATCAAGGAGAAGGATACGGTTCTGCACTTCTGCAGTTCATAAAGACAAAATGTGATCAGCTTTCGTTAAATGTGTACGCCTTGAATGAACAAGCAATCCATTTTTATCAGAAACACGGTTTTCGGATTATCGAAGAAATGTTGGACGAAAATACAGGCGCAACAGACTGCCGAATGGAATGGATAAAGGCCAAATAA
- the catA gene encoding type A chloramphenicol O-acetyltransferase, producing MTAYKTVNIEKWNRKEHFDAYRDAIKCGFSLTVKLDISAVIPFVKEQGFKFYPVMIYLLSKAVNQHPEFKMAMKDGDLIIWDSVNPVYTVLHQDTETFSALSVPYTASFQDFIASYNAVLQRNENNRSFLPEKAPKNHFNISALPWIHFESFNLNIADFTDYFAPSFTFGKYQTEGNKILMPLAVQVHHAVCDGLHVAKLINTLQEFCTTIQKLK from the coding sequence ATGACAGCATACAAAACAGTAAATATAGAAAAGTGGAACCGGAAGGAACACTTTGATGCTTATCGTGATGCGATAAAGTGCGGATTCAGTTTGACCGTTAAATTAGATATTTCAGCGGTTATTCCTTTTGTAAAAGAACAGGGATTTAAATTTTATCCTGTGATGATTTATCTGCTGTCAAAAGCCGTGAACCAACATCCTGAGTTTAAAATGGCAATGAAAGATGGTGACTTGATTATTTGGGATTCTGTAAACCCGGTTTATACCGTCCTTCATCAGGACACAGAAACTTTTTCTGCACTTTCTGTACCCTATACGGCCAGCTTCCAGGATTTTATAGCCAGCTATAACGCGGTCCTTCAAAGAAATGAAAACAATAGGAGCTTCCTCCCTGAAAAAGCTCCCAAAAATCATTTTAATATTTCGGCACTTCCGTGGATTCATTTTGAGAGTTTTAACCTCAATATTGCTGATTTTACGGACTATTTTGCCCCCAGTTTTACTTTTGGAAAATACCAGACGGAAGGAAACAAAATCCTTATGCCATTGGCCGTACAAGTGCACCATGCCGTTTGCGATGGCCTACATGTTGCCAAATTGATCAACACCTTACAGGAATTTTGCACGACCATTCAAAAACTTAAATAA
- a CDS encoding helix-turn-helix domain-containing protein: MSTLSILSDNIRYLRMQIPGLTQGKIAAELAVTRDSYAKYEIGKTAPPLDVLLALSRYFQVSTDQLLTVDLRKYKLQEI, translated from the coding sequence ATGTCAACACTATCGATTTTGTCTGATAATATCAGGTACCTCAGGATGCAGATACCCGGACTTACACAAGGAAAAATTGCTGCTGAACTAGCTGTTACAAGAGATTCTTATGCGAAATACGAAATCGGGAAAACGGCTCCACCACTAGATGTGCTCTTAGCGCTATCGCGCTACTTTCAGGTCAGCACCGATCAATTACTCACTGTTGATCTCAGGAAATATAAACTACAAGAAATATAG
- a CDS encoding DoxX family membrane protein, giving the protein MKTNNSLVAYALLRVAMGVNMLGHGLARIPKLDAFSDNMVTNFQKSWLPSFSIKIFGLALPFAEFLIGLLLIIGLFTYRTSVAGAILIILLLFGSSTIENWEAMGIQMIYALFFYQLITQINNNSYAADHLFKNKIRQNESNRI; this is encoded by the coding sequence ATGAAGACAAATAATTCTTTGGTCGCCTATGCTTTACTGCGAGTAGCAATGGGTGTCAATATGCTGGGACACGGCTTAGCGCGTATTCCAAAACTTGATGCTTTTAGTGATAACATGGTGACCAATTTTCAAAAAAGCTGGCTTCCTTCCTTTTCGATCAAAATATTCGGACTGGCTTTGCCTTTCGCAGAATTCCTCATTGGATTACTGCTCATCATTGGCTTATTTACATATCGCACAAGTGTTGCTGGTGCTATCCTTATTATTTTATTACTATTTGGAAGCAGCACCATTGAAAATTGGGAAGCAATGGGTATACAAATGATTTATGCCTTGTTTTTTTACCAATTGATTACCCAAATAAATAATAACAGTTATGCCGCAGACCACTTATTTAAAAACAAAATTAGACAAAATGAAAGCAATAGGATTTAA
- a CDS encoding DNA polymerase III subunit alpha: protein MFLNCHSFHSLRYGTLSIEELVEQAAVLGLKELVLTDINTISGIYEFKKKCEEKNIKPIAGIEVRRGSELLYITIAKEFQGIGEVNRVLTSYNCDGIDLPAQPDFPNCFVIYPLSNIPAQLHENEYIGIREEELNSLFRKEYQALIAKMVILQPVTFTTKKEFNLHRILRAIDNNMLLSKLPKSEICSKWEYLRSEQSLLEAYQHYPQIIANTKNILSVCQFEFAFTTRRNKRHYKGSKEHDINKLTALAYTGLERRYGKDHAIAKQRVEKELQVIDELNFSGYFLITWDIIRYSNNMGFMHVGRGSGANSIVAYCLGITDICPLELDLYFERFLNLNRKSPPDFDIDWSWQERDMILKYIFDRYGKNHVAFCGTNVEFKYRSIIREMGKVFGLPKEELDELTKNPEKIFKDQVVQKVQEYGKLLEKFPNQRSMHACGIIISEEPLTNFTVLEMPPKGFPIVQWDMHVAEDIGFDKFDILSQRGLGTINDTVKLLEEKRGIKVNIRDTTLSKDEALCNEFLSRGKTIGCFYIESPAMRGLLRRLKCDNYKVLVAASSIIRPGVAQSGMMREYIFRHNNPDQFEYFHPIFEEQLGDTYGIMVYQEDVIKIALHYGGVSAADGDILRRAMSGKGRSRKALQKVKDDFFESCRQQGHPEELSTEIYRQIESFAGYSFCKAHSASYAVESYQSLYLKLYYPLEFMVSVINNMGGFYRTEVYIHEARMSGAKILNPCVNRSEQQTTIYGDEIYLGFMHLEKVEAKLGRLIPEERIRNGEYRSLEDFIKRIPIGIETLQILIFIGAFRFSGVPKNELLLKSRVLLGDFKPGRRAETLFEEPVKHFKFPELKRNIFEDAFDEIEILSFPVSCTPFDLLQTKYRGTVMAKDLIQHHKKEVKMLAYLISRKHVPTKRGIMYFGTWVDNNGDYFDTAHFPDCLERYPFQGGGCYLLLGTVEVDFHFPTITITKMAKMPFIPDPRYSHDEEKKYEVQERMREDVSMTFRAPYPQEHEIGLPRMKTVKE, encoded by the coding sequence ATGTTTCTTAACTGCCACTCTTTTCACAGTCTTCGTTATGGAACACTTTCCATAGAGGAGCTCGTGGAGCAGGCCGCCGTCTTGGGGTTAAAGGAGCTTGTGCTGACGGATATCAATACCATTTCGGGCATCTATGAATTCAAAAAGAAATGTGAAGAAAAGAACATCAAACCGATTGCTGGTATTGAAGTTCGCAGAGGAAGTGAGCTGCTTTATATTACCATTGCAAAAGAGTTTCAGGGTATCGGAGAGGTGAACCGGGTTTTGACTTCCTATAATTGCGATGGGATTGACCTGCCGGCACAGCCTGATTTTCCAAACTGTTTTGTGATCTATCCCTTAAGCAATATTCCTGCGCAACTTCATGAAAATGAATATATCGGCATCCGGGAGGAAGAACTGAATAGCTTATTCCGTAAAGAGTATCAGGCGCTGATTGCAAAGATGGTGATCCTGCAACCTGTGACTTTCACAACGAAAAAGGAATTTAATCTACACCGGATACTGCGAGCAATTGACAACAATATGCTGCTGTCGAAATTGCCGAAAAGTGAAATTTGCAGTAAATGGGAGTACTTGAGGTCGGAACAATCGCTATTGGAGGCTTATCAGCATTATCCGCAAATCATTGCGAATACCAAAAATATACTTTCGGTATGCCAGTTCGAATTTGCGTTTACCACACGGAGAAATAAAAGACACTACAAAGGATCAAAGGAGCACGATATCAATAAATTAACAGCACTGGCTTATACAGGACTGGAAAGACGCTATGGCAAGGATCATGCAATAGCGAAACAGCGTGTTGAAAAGGAACTTCAGGTGATCGATGAATTAAATTTCAGCGGTTATTTTCTCATTACTTGGGATATCATCCGCTATAGCAACAACATGGGTTTTATGCATGTGGGTAGGGGAAGCGGAGCCAACAGCATAGTTGCATATTGCTTGGGCATAACGGATATCTGTCCTTTGGAACTGGATCTTTACTTCGAGCGATTTCTAAATTTAAACCGAAAAAGTCCGCCCGATTTTGATATTGACTGGAGCTGGCAGGAGCGGGATATGATATTGAAATATATCTTTGACCGTTATGGAAAAAACCATGTTGCTTTTTGTGGTACGAATGTCGAATTTAAGTACCGTTCCATTATTCGTGAGATGGGTAAGGTATTTGGTTTACCGAAAGAGGAGCTCGATGAACTGACCAAAAATCCGGAAAAAATTTTTAAAGATCAGGTGGTCCAGAAAGTGCAGGAGTATGGAAAGTTATTGGAAAAGTTTCCCAATCAGCGCAGCATGCATGCCTGTGGGATTATTATCTCTGAGGAACCGCTTACCAATTTTACGGTTCTTGAAATGCCTCCCAAAGGTTTTCCGATCGTGCAGTGGGATATGCATGTTGCGGAGGATATCGGTTTTGATAAATTTGATATTCTGTCGCAACGTGGACTCGGGACTATCAATGATACGGTGAAACTATTGGAAGAAAAACGGGGAATTAAAGTAAACATTAGGGATACGACGCTTTCCAAGGATGAAGCTCTATGTAATGAATTTTTAAGCCGGGGGAAAACGATCGGATGTTTTTATATTGAAAGTCCTGCGATGCGCGGTCTGCTGCGAAGATTGAAATGTGATAATTATAAGGTGCTGGTGGCGGCATCATCGATTATACGTCCCGGTGTAGCGCAAAGTGGTATGATGCGGGAATATATTTTTAGGCATAATAATCCAGATCAGTTTGAATATTTTCATCCGATATTTGAAGAACAGCTCGGTGACACCTATGGTATTATGGTTTATCAGGAAGATGTGATTAAAATTGCACTCCATTATGGCGGGGTTTCTGCTGCTGATGGTGATATATTGCGTAGGGCCATGAGTGGAAAAGGCAGATCGCGTAAGGCGCTTCAAAAAGTAAAGGATGATTTTTTTGAATCTTGCAGGCAACAGGGGCATCCGGAAGAACTGAGTACAGAAATCTACCGGCAGATTGAATCTTTTGCTGGATATTCATTCTGTAAGGCGCATTCTGCTTCTTATGCCGTGGAGAGTTACCAGAGCTTATACCTCAAACTCTATTATCCTCTTGAATTTATGGTATCTGTCATCAATAATATGGGCGGTTTCTACAGAACGGAAGTGTACATCCATGAGGCCCGGATGTCTGGCGCCAAGATCCTGAATCCATGCGTGAACAGGAGTGAGCAGCAGACTACCATCTATGGTGATGAGATTTATCTGGGATTTATGCATCTGGAGAAAGTGGAAGCGAAACTTGGCCGGTTGATTCCTGAAGAAAGGATCAGAAATGGGGAGTATCGCTCTTTGGAAGATTTTATTAAACGTATTCCGATCGGTATTGAAACCTTGCAGATTTTGATCTTTATTGGAGCTTTTCGGTTCAGCGGTGTGCCCAAAAATGAGCTATTGTTAAAATCTAGGGTGCTGCTCGGTGATTTTAAACCTGGACGTCGCGCTGAAACCCTATTTGAGGAGCCTGTCAAGCATTTTAAATTTCCGGAATTGAAACGCAACATCTTTGAGGATGCTTTTGACGAGATAGAAATCTTAAGTTTTCCGGTCTCATGTACACCCTTCGATCTGCTGCAGACAAAGTATAGGGGAACAGTGATGGCTAAAGATCTAATCCAACATCATAAAAAGGAGGTCAAAATGCTTGCTTATCTGATCTCACGGAAGCATGTACCTACAAAAAGGGGAATCATGTATTTCGGAACCTGGGTGGACAACAATGGTGATTATTTTGATACGGCTCATTTTCCGGACTGTCTGGAACGGTATCCTTTTCAAGGGGGCGGATGCTATTTACTCTTAGGAACGGTAGAAGTGGACTTCCATTTTCCGACCATAACCATAACGAAGATGGCAAAGATGCCTTTTATTCCTGATCCACGTTACTCACATGATGAGGAAAAGAAGTATGAAGTGCAGGAACGTATGAGAGAAGATGTCAGCATGACTTTTAGAGCTCCTTACCCACAAGAACATGAGATTGGGCTGCCCAGGATGAAAACAGTGAAGGAGTAA
- a CDS encoding GNAT family N-acetyltransferase: protein MIRKINITDYPTLIKIWESAVSNTHDFLKEEDFNYYKEHIPNYFEHVKLFGYDDNGTLIGFMGISGENLEMLFIHHNARGKGIGKKLVTHGIDHFKISKVDVNEQNLQAVGFYTHIGFQILNRSEIDGQGKAYPILHMGL from the coding sequence ATGATTAGAAAAATTAACATAACAGATTATCCCACTCTGATAAAAATATGGGAGAGTGCAGTATCAAATACACACGATTTTCTTAAAGAAGAAGATTTCAATTATTATAAAGAACATATCCCAAATTATTTTGAACATGTTAAACTATTTGGATATGATGACAATGGGACTTTAATTGGATTTATGGGGATTTCTGGTGAAAATCTTGAAATGCTATTTATTCACCATAATGCTCGCGGCAAGGGAATCGGAAAAAAGCTGGTGACCCACGGTATAGATCATTTCAAGATCTCCAAAGTGGATGTTAATGAACAAAATTTACAAGCCGTTGGATTTTATACGCATATCGGATTTCAGATACTGAACAGATCCGAAATTGATGGACAAGGCAAAGCATATCCGATTTTACATATGGGATTATAA
- a CDS encoding DUF2938 family protein has product MLYLSKLLFKIPSLDYALVGRWIGHFKQGVFAHKNIVHAEKITGERALGWMAHYLIGISFALLLLLICGLDWLYQPTFLVCIIVGVATTAAPWFMMQPAFGFGIAASKTFKPVTARLRSLQAHAIYGFGLYITALLLNKLIL; this is encoded by the coding sequence ATGCTTTATTTATCAAAACTGCTTTTTAAAATTCCCTCTTTGGATTATGCTCTTGTAGGGCGTTGGATAGGTCATTTTAAACAGGGTGTCTTCGCTCATAAAAACATTGTGCATGCTGAAAAAATCACTGGTGAAAGGGCTTTGGGCTGGATGGCACATTACCTCATCGGTATTTCATTTGCGCTTTTACTTTTATTGATCTGCGGGCTGGACTGGTTGTACCAACCAACATTTTTAGTTTGTATAATTGTCGGAGTTGCGACTACTGCTGCTCCTTGGTTTATGATGCAGCCTGCGTTTGGTTTTGGCATCGCCGCATCTAAAACTTTTAAGCCTGTCACGGCGCGATTAAGAAGCCTACAGGCACATGCTATATATGGTTTTGGATTATATATAACCGCATTACTCTTGAATAAGCTCATTTTATAA
- the dinB gene encoding DNA polymerase IV yields the protein MNRAIVHMDLDTFFVSCERLVNSQLNDIPLIIGGGDRGVVSSCSYEARTFGVRSAMPMKMALRLCPQARVVKGDMELYSKMSHTVTEVIEESAPVMEKASIDEFYLDLTGMDKFFGAYKWTNELGAKIEKETGLPISYALSINKTVSKIGTGESKPHGHREIPSVGVHSFLNPLSIRKMPMVGNATFQLLSRVGIRTIGTLSEIPVEVLQQMIGKNGVDLWKKANGIDETPVMPYSERKSISKERTFNSDTTDIRVVKSLISGMAEQLAYQLRCEKWLTSTVVVKIRYSNFDTETKQCRVTYTSADHTLTRIALELFDKIYTRRMRLRLVGLRFTDLVHGSYQMNLFEDNTQLINLYQAMDAIKMRYGSDAVGRAVGFNFST from the coding sequence ATGAATAGAGCGATTGTACATATGGATTTGGATACCTTTTTTGTATCCTGTGAGCGGCTGGTAAATTCGCAACTCAACGATATTCCATTGATTATTGGTGGAGGGGATCGGGGAGTGGTTTCTTCCTGTAGTTATGAAGCAAGAACTTTTGGTGTGCGGTCTGCGATGCCGATGAAGATGGCATTACGGCTCTGTCCTCAGGCCAGGGTAGTAAAAGGGGATATGGAATTATATTCCAAGATGTCCCATACGGTGACAGAAGTGATTGAAGAAAGTGCTCCAGTAATGGAGAAGGCTTCTATCGATGAGTTTTATCTTGACCTGACCGGGATGGATAAATTTTTCGGGGCTTATAAGTGGACCAATGAACTGGGAGCCAAAATTGAAAAGGAAACAGGTTTGCCTATCAGCTATGCTTTATCTATTAATAAAACGGTCAGTAAAATCGGCACAGGCGAATCCAAACCTCATGGTCATCGTGAAATACCTTCAGTGGGTGTTCATTCTTTTCTTAATCCATTATCCATTAGAAAGATGCCGATGGTGGGGAATGCTACTTTCCAGCTCTTATCACGAGTTGGGATCCGTACAATAGGTACATTGTCCGAAATTCCTGTTGAGGTGCTGCAGCAGATGATCGGGAAAAATGGGGTCGATTTATGGAAAAAGGCAAATGGGATTGATGAAACTCCTGTTATGCCCTATTCGGAAAGAAAATCGATTTCCAAGGAAAGAACTTTTAATAGCGACACCACGGATATTCGTGTCGTGAAAAGCCTCATCTCGGGTATGGCCGAACAGCTGGCTTACCAGCTGCGCTGTGAAAAATGGTTGACTTCCACCGTAGTAGTCAAGATCAGGTACTCTAATTTTGATACGGAAACGAAACAATGCCGTGTCACTTATACCTCTGCAGATCATACACTGACAAGGATCGCTTTAGAACTTTTTGATAAAATTTATACCAGACGGATGCGTCTTCGATTGGTGGGACTTCGGTTTACTGATCTGGTGCACGGAAGTTACCAAATGAATTTGTTTGAAGACAATACACAGCTTATCAATCTGTATCAGGCAATGGATGCCATCAAAATGCGCTATGGCAGTGATGCGGTGGGGAGGGCAGTAGGTTTTAATTTTTCAACTTAA
- a CDS encoding FAD/NAD(P)-binding protein, whose translation MDNQKLSSIALIGGGPAALFMLKEIVNQNLAVEHISIFEKNERLGVGMPYGKYGARKEHLANVSANEIPALIDDVPTYLSRYAGTDFPDYYAHGKSNPYQVLPRLLLGDYLENQFHQYIALAIKRKIKVDVFTETEVIDLVYDRANEFYSVFTATDDEYEAEIVVICTGHYWPETFEGKIKGWYDSPYPPTKFDQMTNFPVAIKGASLTAVDAVKTLSRLNGRYIVENDQVSYVLHEESPNFSIHLFSTGGYLPALRFHSEEEPYAVSWSMTLDEIYEYKEKNDGFVDLNYVFERNFKCPLQKSDPAFYEKIKEMTIEEFVEEMLRIRNELDSFTLFRAEYLEAKKSIDRRQSISWKEKLAAFSYAMNYPAKHFSAEDMLRLRRVLLPLISVIIASLPQESYREIIALYEAGVIDHIQVDKASQVDPHHDFGAIYSYMDTEGKQKKTHYKLYVDGTGQQPLEFNDMPFEGIKNEGLISTGYLNFKNKAEGEKYFNEKGYHVKSSTNNFYMQVKGLSINDHFQALDAFGSATKNLFIMAVPFIGGLNPDYSGLDFCDTASERIVKFIKNKG comes from the coding sequence ATGGACAATCAAAAATTAAGTTCCATTGCGCTGATTGGTGGGGGGCCAGCCGCTTTATTTATGTTAAAGGAGATTGTCAACCAAAATCTTGCGGTTGAACATATCTCCATTTTCGAAAAAAATGAACGTTTGGGAGTTGGAATGCCTTATGGTAAATATGGGGCCCGTAAGGAACACTTGGCCAATGTTTCGGCCAACGAAATTCCAGCATTAATTGACGACGTCCCAACTTATCTGTCACGTTATGCTGGAACTGATTTTCCGGATTACTATGCGCATGGTAAATCCAATCCCTATCAGGTTTTACCAAGACTTCTTTTAGGGGATTATCTTGAAAATCAATTTCACCAATACATAGCCTTAGCCATCAAGCGTAAAATAAAGGTGGACGTTTTTACCGAGACCGAAGTGATTGATCTGGTATATGACAGGGCAAATGAATTTTACTCCGTATTTACGGCCACTGATGATGAATATGAAGCTGAAATAGTTGTTATCTGTACCGGGCATTATTGGCCCGAAACTTTTGAAGGAAAGATAAAAGGCTGGTACGATTCGCCCTATCCACCTACTAAATTTGATCAAATGACTAATTTTCCGGTCGCTATTAAGGGTGCTTCTCTAACTGCTGTCGATGCCGTAAAGACATTATCTCGTCTGAACGGCCGTTATATCGTTGAGAATGATCAGGTGAGTTATGTGCTGCATGAAGAATCGCCCAATTTTTCGATCCATTTATTTTCCACAGGAGGTTATCTACCTGCACTGCGTTTTCATTCGGAAGAGGAACCTTATGCGGTATCCTGGTCCATGACACTGGATGAGATTTATGAATACAAAGAGAAAAATGACGGTTTTGTAGATCTTAACTACGTTTTTGAGCGAAATTTCAAATGTCCGTTGCAGAAAAGTGATCCTGCTTTTTATGAAAAGATAAAAGAAATGACGATTGAGGAGTTTGTGGAAGAAATGCTGCGCATCCGAAATGAACTTGACAGTTTTACGCTTTTTAGAGCGGAATATCTCGAAGCAAAAAAATCCATTGACAGAAGGCAGTCGATATCCTGGAAGGAAAAACTGGCTGCTTTTAGCTATGCCATGAACTATCCTGCTAAACACTTCTCTGCAGAAGATATGCTTCGGTTGCGGAGGGTTTTATTGCCGCTCATCAGTGTGATTATTGCTTCTTTGCCTCAGGAATCCTACAGAGAAATTATTGCTTTGTATGAAGCTGGTGTCATTGACCATATTCAAGTCGATAAAGCAAGTCAGGTAGACCCTCATCATGATTTCGGTGCCATTTATAGCTACATGGACACTGAGGGTAAACAAAAGAAAACGCATTATAAATTATATGTTGACGGTACAGGACAACAACCATTGGAATTTAATGACATGCCGTTTGAAGGGATCAAAAACGAAGGTCTGATCAGTACAGGATACCTGAATTTTAAGAATAAGGCTGAAGGGGAGAAGTATTTTAACGAAAAGGGTTATCATGTGAAAAGCAGTACTAACAATTTTTATATGCAGGTAAAGGGACTGAGTATTAATGACCATTTTCAGGCACTTGATGCTTTTGGAAGTGCTACTAAAAATCTATTTATTATGGCTGTACCATTTATTGGCGGGCTGAATCCGGATTATTCAGGTCTTGACTTCTGTGACACTGCAAGTGAGCGTATAGTGAAGTTCATAAAGAATAAGGGGTGA
- a CDS encoding GNAT family N-acetyltransferase yields the protein MDIRKATPADLPQIKILYSLLFEQLANYEPDYLQPALQDEAFLQQVVAAADNFVAFIYTIDGEAKGFAIAKLEESPPYNCFVPLKCMYLMDIVVDQNMRGKGIGKALIDRIKQWAKEQEADYLELSVLAKNTLAEALYLREGFETFSKSMRMKIK from the coding sequence ATGGATATTAGAAAAGCAACACCGGCAGATCTTCCACAGATAAAAATACTTTATTCCCTGCTATTTGAACAGCTGGCAAACTATGAACCGGATTACCTTCAGCCTGCCCTTCAGGATGAAGCTTTTCTTCAGCAAGTAGTTGCCGCAGCAGATAATTTTGTTGCATTCATTTACACTATAGATGGAGAGGCAAAAGGTTTTGCCATTGCAAAATTAGAGGAAAGCCCGCCCTATAATTGTTTTGTTCCGTTAAAATGCATGTATTTAATGGATATTGTGGTTGATCAGAATATGCGCGGAAAAGGAATTGGAAAAGCATTGATTGACCGCATCAAGCAATGGGCAAAAGAGCAGGAAGCAGATTATCTAGAACTAAGTGTACTGGCAAAAAACACCTTAGCAGAGGCATTGTATCTGCGTGAAGGTTTTGAAACCTTTAGTAAATCTATGCGAATGAAAATAAAATAG